One region of Wyeomyia smithii strain HCP4-BCI-WySm-NY-G18 chromosome 3, ASM2978416v1, whole genome shotgun sequence genomic DNA includes:
- the LOC129732127 gene encoding uncharacterized protein LOC129732127 isoform X2, whose protein sequence is MDTPGGSNIQKFDPADTSSVSVRWKYYKFHFQFYRMHPSIVNKDVVPRQKWKRSFDIFLEVNNVMNPARKRSYLLHYAGSDVQDIFFNLRGENEVQIPEDSDIYKQSVKLLDDYFLPLKCLPRERHIFRNLEQGPEESIEKFVLRLREQVSLCEYDAWLEENIKEQIFEKGFSDELRAKILTKGNMTLAQTIEEGRSLETIAKHRKNLQQTEEINRIVKSKGECF, encoded by the exons ATGGATACTCCGGGTGGCTCCAACATCCAAAAGTTCGATCCGGCAGATACCTCCTCGGTGTCAGTTCGttggaaatactacaag tttcatttccaattttacagaatgcatcccagtatagtaaacaaagacgtagtcccacgtcaaaaatggaAAAGAAGCTTCGATATTTTTCTGGAGGTAAATAATGTGATGAATCCAGCCCGTAAGCGATCGTACCTGCTGCATTATGCTGGCAGTGACGTGCAAGACATTTTCTTCAATCTGCGAGGAGAGAATGAGGTACAAATTCCGGAGGATTCAGACATCTACAAGCAGTCAGTCAAGCTGCTCGACGATTATTTCCTGCCACTCAAATGCCTGCCGAGAGAACGTCACATTTTCCGAAATCTCGAGCAAGGCCCGGAGGAAtcaatcgagaaatttgttttgcGTCTACGGGAACAAGTTAGTCTTTGTGAGTACGATGCGTGGTTGGAAGAAAACATTAAGGAACAAATTTTCGAGAAAGGCTTCTCGGACGAGCTACGAGCGAAGATTCTCACCAAGGGAAACATGACGTTGGCACAAACTATTGAAGAAGGGCGATCACTGGAAACAATAGCAAAGCATCGCAAAAACTTGCAGCAGACAGAAGAGATTAACCGGATTGTGAAATCGAAAGGTGAGTGCTTCTGA
- the LOC129732127 gene encoding uncharacterized protein K02A2.6-like isoform X1, giving the protein MNTDSKQLATCKVGGVQLEWMIDSGAGANVIGADVWRFLKEQQVKVDFQTKSVAKKLFTYGGHKLSIKGMFIAEISTKKSSISDKVYVVNETGANLLGKKAATKLGILKIDTSICAVKSAAEQIGKVKGVVVTVEVDPKVKPIQHTQSRVPIPLQPKVEKELAKLLEQDIIESAPRDSPWISRLVVRPKAGNADEIRICVDMRDANKAIVPQHHPLPTFDDIIPHLHNCKYFSKIDLNKAFHQIELAEESRPITTFATHNGYFRYKRLTFGMSCASEVFQNVIERVLIGIVGDKQAMHG; this is encoded by the coding sequence ATGAATACCGATAGCAAGCAACTGGCGACCTGCAAGGTGGGTGGAGTACAGCTTGAATGGATGATTGATTCCGGCGCCGGAGCCAATGTGATTGGCGCTGATGTGTGGAGGTTTCTAAAAGAACAGCAGGTGAAAGTGGATTTCCAAACGAAATCGGTTGCTAAAAAGTTGTTTACTTACGGCGGTCATAAGCTCTCGATAAAAGGAATGTTCATCGCAGAAATTTCGACCAAAAAGTCTTCCATCAGCGACAAGGTGTACGTCGTCAATGAGACAGGTGCCAACCTTCTTGGGAAGAAAGCAGCTACTAAACTTGGAATACTGAAGATTGATACGTCGATCTGTGCTGTGAAGTCTGCTGCGGAGCAAATCGGTAAAGTGAAAGGAGTGGTTGTCACTGTCGAAGTAGATCCGAAAGTTAAACCGATTCAGCACACTCAAAGTCGTGTCCCAATTCCGTTGCAACCAAAAGTCGAGAAAGAGCTAGCGAAACTGCTCGAGCAAGACATAATTGAATCAGCTCCTCGTGATTCCCCTTGGATATCACGCTTGGTTGTTCGACCAAAAGCTGGGAATGCTGATGAGATACGCATCTGTGTTGACATGCGTGATGCCAACAAAGCAATCGTTCCCCAGCACCACCCTCTGCCGACTTTTGACGACATCATCCCGCACCTACacaattgcaaatatttttcgaaaattgaccTCAACAAGGCATTTCATCAAATCGAACTCGCTGAGGAATCCAGACCGATTACGACGTTTGCAACGCACAACGGCTACTTTCGATATAAGCGCCTTACTTTTGGAATGTCGTGTGCTTCGGAAGTCTTCCAAAATGTCATCGAAAGAGTACTGATAGGGATTGTTGGCGACAAGCAAGCCATGCACGGATAA
- the LOC129728365 gene encoding uncharacterized protein K02A2.6-like, whose amino-acid sequence MKVFIDDILIFGRNKDEHDRALQAVLDRLKEYGIAINEKKYKIVHESEKANIADPLSRLPRFEECSTYDQNGESMLLTVLESAKPTALIIRELVEATVKDGELAAVKEALNTGRWGDQLKLYYPFRQELSVVNEIVMRADRIVVPVSLRKRILKLAHIGHPGIERTKQRIRSKVWWPNVDKEVEKSVKSCLECQLVSNSTSPEPMSVRELPREPWYVLAMDMLGPLPCGDSILVVIDLYSRYRITEVLQSTTTEDIADRLDNLFMRMGWPKLLLSDNARNFSSKKMEAFCVKYGVELRHTTPYWPQSNGEVERQNRSILKTLKIAELNGTNWKKDLQEANYVYSLLRHPATGRSPAELVFGRKSEIGFPRWN is encoded by the exons ATGAAAGTCTTCATCGATGATATACTAATCTTCGGACGCAACAAGGACGAACATGATCGGGCGCTGCAGGCTGTGCTAGATCGTCTAAAGGAGTACGGAATAGCTATCAATGAAAAGAA GTACAAAATTGTCCATGAATCTGAGAAAGCAAATATAGCCGATCCATTATCAAGATTACCGAGATTCGAAGAGTGTTCCACATACGATCAAAATGGAGAGTCGATGCTGCTCACCGTTCTGGAATCAGCTAAACCAACAGCTTTGATCATCAGAGAACTAGTCGAAGCAACTGTCAAAGATGGTGAGCTTGCTGCTGTCAAGGAAGCATTGAACACTGGCCGATGGGGAGACCAACTGAAGCTGTACTACCCTTTTCGACAAGAACTATCAGTTGTAAATGAGATCGTCATGAGAGCTGATCGAATTGTAGTGCCGGTGAGTCTGCGTAAACGCATACTGAAGCTGGCCCACATTGGTCATCCTGGGATTGAGCGTACCAAGCAACGAATTCGCAGCAAGGTTTGGTGGCCGAACGTTGACAAAGAGGTAGAAAAATCGGTGAAGTCGTGTCTAGAGTGCCAGCTAGTGAGCAATTCAACGTCGCCAGAACCAATGTCTGTGAGAGAGCTTCCTCGAGAACCGTGGTACGTGCTGGCAATGGATATGCTGGGCCCTCTTCCTTGTGGTGATTCCATCTTGGTGGTAATCGATCTCTATAGTCGTTACCGCATAACAGAGGTTCTTCAATCAACCACTACCGAAGACATCGCTGATAGACTGGACAATCTATTCATGAGAATGGGTTGGCCTAAACTTTTACTGTCGGACAACGCACGGAACTTCTCAAGTAAGAAAATGGAAGCATTTTGTGTTAAGTATGGGGTCGAGTTGCGGCACACCACTCCATATTGGCCACAAAGCAACGGGGAAGTCGAGCGACAGAACCGCTCCATTTTAAAAACACTGAAGATTGCAGAGCTGAACGGAACCAATTGGAAGAAGGATTTGCAAGAGGCCAACTACGTGTACTCCCTTTTGCGTCATCCAGCAACCGGTCGTTCTCCAGCCGAATTGGTTTTCGGCAGAAAGTCAGAGATTGGATTCCCCAGGTGGAATTGA